The following are from one region of the Stanieria cyanosphaera PCC 7437 genome:
- a CDS encoding FAD-dependent monooxygenase, translating into MIASHCKIGIIGAGSSGIYLASLLAHQGYQVDVFEKSSYPRTDGCGILLISDGIEALRQGNPELCQKIINSGVIVRNFEFRNLKGKLVNSESPQYSPNQLPGMLIHRKAILETLLEFLPSECLHLDSQLQSISQTETEVTAYFRDGSQWTGDLLIGADGLFSQVREFVVPNVKPFYLGDLVWRGVVADDTFCTNGNFIVYIRGRGIYANFFDLGNGLTHWGFFVEQQKDEQERSPNIPIPPQELAKLPIEARNVIASTPPEQIVTRFSYDIDPLPQLYQGRVLLIGDAAHAKSPTRARGMTAGLEDGLALSRFFASSADIPEALAGFEAERKPIVHEYQRTSRKQSLTIGRLHKQGAA; encoded by the coding sequence ATGATTGCTTCTCACTGCAAAATCGGTATTATTGGTGCAGGTTCATCGGGTATATATTTAGCTAGTTTACTAGCTCATCAAGGATATCAAGTAGATGTGTTTGAAAAATCATCTTATCCTCGTACAGATGGTTGTGGTATCTTATTGATTTCCGACGGAATAGAAGCATTACGTCAAGGAAATCCAGAACTTTGCCAAAAAATTATCAATTCTGGGGTAATAGTTCGCAATTTCGAGTTTCGGAATCTTAAAGGTAAATTAGTTAATTCTGAATCTCCTCAATATTCACCTAATCAATTGCCAGGAATGCTGATTCATCGTAAGGCAATTTTAGAAACCCTACTAGAATTTTTACCTTCAGAATGTCTTCATCTAGACTCTCAACTGCAATCAATTAGTCAAACTGAAACCGAAGTAACAGCTTACTTCCGTGATGGCAGTCAATGGACAGGAGATTTATTAATCGGTGCTGATGGTCTTTTTTCTCAGGTACGAGAATTCGTTGTTCCCAATGTCAAACCTTTTTATTTAGGGGATCTCGTCTGGCGAGGAGTAGTTGCAGATGATACTTTTTGTACAAACGGGAATTTTATTGTTTACATTCGTGGTCGAGGTATTTATGCTAATTTCTTCGACCTTGGTAATGGTTTAACTCATTGGGGCTTTTTTGTAGAACAGCAAAAAGACGAACAAGAGCGTTCTCCAAATATTCCCATTCCTCCTCAAGAACTTGCTAAACTGCCGATTGAGGCAAGAAATGTGATTGCTTCTACTCCACCAGAACAAATAGTAACTCGTTTCTCTTACGATATCGATCCTTTACCACAATTGTATCAAGGCAGAGTTTTATTAATTGGTGATGCTGCCCATGCTAAAAGTCCTACTCGTGCCAGAGGGATGACTGCTGGTTTGGAGGATGGTTTAGCTTTGTCTCGATTTTTTGCTTCTAGTGCTGATATTCCTGAAGCTTTAGCTGGTTTTGAAGCAGAAAGGAAGCCTATCGTCCACGAATATCAACGGACAAGTCGCAAGCAAAGTTTAACTATTGGTCGTCTTCACAAGCAAGGAGCAGCATAG